From a single Ciconia boyciana chromosome 4, ASM3463844v1, whole genome shotgun sequence genomic region:
- the RPL37 gene encoding large ribosomal subunit protein eL37, with protein sequence MTKGTSSFGKRRNKTHTLCRRCGSKAYHLQKSTCGKCGYPAKRKRKYNWSAKAKRRNTTGTGRMRHLKKVYRRFRNGFREGTTPKPKRAAVAASSSS encoded by the exons ATG acGAAGGGTACCTCGTCATTTGGTAAGCGACGAAATAAGACCCACACCTTGTGTCGTCGATGTGGGTCCAAGGCATACCATCTGCAGAAATCTACCTGTGGGAAGTGTGGTTACCCTGCTAAGCGTAAGAGAAAGT ATAATTGGAGCGCAAAGGCTAAAAGACGCAACACCACTGGTACTGGTCGCATGAGGCACCTGAAGAAGGTCTACCGTCGATTCAG GAATGGATTCCGTGAGGGAACCACACCGAAGCCCAAGAGAGCCGCTGTTGCAGCCTCCAGTTCATCATAA